One genomic region from Spirulina subsalsa PCC 9445 encodes:
- the vapB gene encoding type II toxin-antitoxin system antitoxin VapB, translated as MDTAKLFMSGNSQAVRLPKSYRFSGDEVVIKRLGNAVVLLPKEDPWQVMFDALQEFPEDLQIERDRSLPMEREQIV; from the coding sequence ATGGACACGGCAAAGCTGTTTATGAGCGGCAATAGTCAGGCGGTGCGCTTGCCTAAGAGTTACCGCTTTTCTGGAGATGAAGTGGTGATTAAACGATTGGGCAATGCGGTTGTCCTGCTGCCGAAAGAAGACCCCTGGCAAGTGATGTTTGATGCCCTTCAGGAGTTTCCAGAGGATTTGCAAATTGAGCGCGATCGCTCCCTACCGATGGAACGAGAGCAAATTGTATGA